CCCGCTACCGGTCCGAAGTGTTAGAGTCCGACGGGCAGCTCGTTACCCTGCGCCTGGAAAAGGCGCCCGTATCCGAACATGCCGCGGCCGAAACGGTGGAGATCGTGCTGCGGCAGCCCGATTGCCGACCGGTTTCCTTGCAGTTGACCGACGCCGTGGGCAGCGTGACCCGCATGGAACTGGCCGGCCTGGAGCTCGACACCGTGCTCGCCGAGCGCCTGTTTCACTTTGAAGTTCCGGCCGGCGTTGACCTCATCGAGCAACCGGATGCTTCTGATTCGGAGGCCGCCAGCCCGGCTGGCACCGGTGCCGAGGGTGGCGCTGGCAGATGAGCGGCGGCGTGGGAGACAGGAAGAAAATCTTTTTCGTGCCGCTGGGCTGTGCCCGTAACCACGTGGACGGCGAGTACATGCTGG
This genomic window from Candidatus Binatota bacterium contains:
- a CDS encoding outer membrane lipoprotein carrier protein LolA gives rise to the protein MLSCYGEFWRNTTTLAADFSQAVHVPGIQEPVRTGGRFYFAAPDHFRWDYTAGERQTVVGDGTSLWIHQHELEQVYRLDYGRAFGGGGLVALMGNTDLLESRYRSEVLESDGQLVTLRLEKAPVSEHAAAETVEIVLRQPDCRPVSLQLTDAVGSVTRMELAGLELDTVLAERLFHFEVPAGVDLIEQPDASDSEAASPAGTGAEGGAGR